The sequence GTTGGATGCCGGTTGCCAAGAAGCGGCTGATATCCCGGAAAACACATTGGAGGAAGAAGACGCCAAAATTGATATACTAAGTCAAGGAACCGCTAGCGAAGacatacacatacacacattggaagaagaagaagcattGCTTGACGCCGCCATAAGGGTGGCTGAAAAGAAAAAGATATTGGCCGGATTGatgcaaaacaacaacaagacGACAGATGACATTAGAATGGTAAAGCAGCTCATGGTCCCGTTTTCTGCCACTGAAAATGAGGAAGCTCTTAAGTGGATTTTGGATTTTGAGAGAATCTGCAGAGATGTTAATGAGTGTAAAAATTTTCAATTGCGCTGCGTACGAATGCTTATGAAACCGGGCACAGATGCGGACTTGTTTGTGCGTGTTGACCGATCGAGTACTTACGACGAATTTAAGAAAAACTTTATAGAAACATTTGGTCATGGCAGTTCAACTGCTGATATTGTATTGCTGTTAAAGGAAACCATTTTTAACCCTGCGAAGAACACCGTTATGGGATACATACTTCTTATGGAGGAAATTGCTATGCGTGCTAACATCGACGAAAAATTGACAGTCCAGTTCATCATTGATGGTTTTCGTGATCGTTCAGCCAATATCGCCCTATTGTACACAGCTACAACAATCGGACAATTGAAAGAGTTGGCTCGGAAGTATGCAAGTCTAAGTAAGAAGTCGCACAATTTTTCCCACCGTGCAGAAAGTTCTGGAAATGAGCGGAACACAATCCGCTGCTATAATTGTTCCGCTTATGGGCATTACGCTTCGTCGTGTACTGCGTCGAAACGCGAGAAGGGGTCCTGTTTCCGTTGTGGATCCCTCCAACATATGCTGAAGGATTGTCAACAGAAGCCTACAATTAATCCGCGGATGGTGGGCGCAGCCAACAACCAGCCGATTCGAGATGACGAAGAGGGGCACAATATGTTTATTCCGATTGTTAACCAGGTAGGAGTATATTTTTACACTGATTGTCAACAGAGGCCTAACGTAACCTTACTTTCTGCCATGTTTGATACGGGAAGCGCCATTAATTTAATTCAGCACGCTGCGATTCCTTATAGTAACTTTAGCGATGTATTGTTTCCGACGGACTACTGTGGAGttaatggatttaaaattaaaactttcgggaaaatatttgttagaattatttttcaaaacaGAGAAGaagaaatttcattttttgttgtACCCAACAACTATGTTGCAACTAATGTTCTTTTAGGACGTaagtttttggaaaaatttggaataaaattgatttttaaggATAAGATAAAAGAAATTGTAGAATTGCATTTATTTAAGAATATTGAAGCATATCGAGACAGTGAACCATTGAAGAGTTTAGTGAATATTGAAACATATCGAGACAGTGAACCATTGAAGAGTTTAGTGAATATTGAAGCATATCGAGACAGTGAATCATTGAATAGATTGAACATTGACAGTGAACCATTGAAGAGTTTAGTGAATATTGAAACATATCGAGACAGTGAACCATTGAAGAGTTTAGTGAATATTGAAGCATATCGAGACAGTGAATCATTGAATAGATTGAACATTGACAGTGAACCATTGAAGAGTTTAGTGAATATTGAAGCATATCGAGACAGTGAATCATTGAATAGATTGAACATTGACAGTGAACCATTGAAGAGTTTAGTGAATATTGAAACATATCGAGACAGTGACCCATTGAAAAGCAGTAGAAGATTTGAAGAATTATGTAATGAGAGTAAAATAGATAGTAATGATAGCATACCATACATATATAGTATTGATGTATTTAAGGATGATGAAAGTATTGACATTGACCCGAAGTTAAGCGATAAGGATAGGTGCGAACTAAATGAAATAATAAGATTAAATTACTTAAATTTATCCAACATCCCAGCTATCCAACATAGCTATGAAATGAGACTAAGACTTAAGTCGGAAGAGCCTGTACGATCTGTACCAAGAAGACTTTCATATCAGGAAAAGAAAGAAGTAGATTTAAAAATTGATGAGTTATTGAAAAAGGGATTCATAAGAGAAAGCAATTCGCCCTATAGTTCCGCTATTGTACTTGTTAAGAAAAAATCCGGAGAAAAGCGTATGTGTGTAGACTATAGACAACTTAATAAGATAACCATTCGTGATGGATACCCGCTTCCTCTCATAGATGACTGTTTAGAAAGATTAGAAGGAAACAAATATTTCACACTTTTAGATTTGAAAAGTGGATACCACCAAGTGAAAGTAGCAGAAAGTTCAGTGCAGTATACAGCTTTTGTAACACCCTCCGGTCAATATGAATACACAAGAATGCCTTTCGGACTCATGAATGCACCCGCAGTATTCATGAGATTTATTAACTTTATTCTGCAACCTTTGATTCGCGAAGGAAATGTAGTAGTCTATATCGACGATATTGCTATAGGTTCGAAGACATTGAATGAACATTTTACGACGGTAGGAAGAGTTTTACGAATTTTAGCAGAGTaccgattggaaattaagatAAGTAAATGCCAGTTCGCTTACGAAAGCATTGAATTTTTAGGGTACACACTCAGTGGAAAAGGAATCAGTCCAAATTATGAGCACACATCAACTATTAAACATCTTCCGATACCAAAAGATCGCCACGGAATGCAAAAATGCTTAGGATTATTTTCGTACTTTAGGAGATTTATTCCGGCATATTCAAAAATAGCGAAACCATTGCAAGAGCTCACAAAAGTAGGCGCTAAGTATGAACTCAGTGAAGATTGCatcaatatttttgaatatctTCGGgagaaattaatttcatttccTATACTATCTTTGTACAACCCGAACCGAGAAACTGAATTGCATTGCGACGCAAGTAGCGAGGGATTTGGTGGAATCTTATTGCAAAAACAGGATGATAGCAAGTTCCACCCAATAGCCTACTTTTCACAAAGAGCAACAAAATTAGAGGCAAGATATGAAAGCTTCAAATTGGAAACTTTAGCTGTAGTCTACTCATTACGAAAATTTAGAATATACTTAGAAGGAATTCCATTTAATATAGTGACAGATTGTAATGCAGTAGTATTATGTTTAGGAAAAGGACGCCTTAATTCAAGTATTGCCAGATGGGCTTTAGAGTTggccaattataattatacccTTAAGCATCGTAGTGGAAAATATATGACACATGTTGATACATTGAGTAGATACCCTTCAGCCTTAAATGAGAATTTTGAATATGAACCTGTAGTGAATATTCAGGGAAGAGACAACAAAGATCAAATAGTTTCAGTAATTGACAGTGACGACATTAATCTTCAGCTTCAGATAACGCAAAATAGGGATAGTATTATAGTAAAATTGAAAGAACAATTAGAACTTGGAATTGTGAAGAACTTTATATTGAATGATGGAATTGTTTATAGATTAGGTGAGAATGATATTGAACTGTTATATGTACCAGCTGAAATGGAATCCCATATAATTAGAAGAGTTCATGAAAATTTATGCCATTTAGGTACAGAGAAATGTTTAAAGGAAATAATGAGACATTATTGGTTTCCGAACATGAAATCTAAAATAGAAGCATTTATTGGAAATTGTTTAAACTGTATCATGTTTACGGTACCCACACATGCGAATAATCGAACACTACATAATATACCCAAGCGACCAATTCCTTTTGATACATTACATATAGATCATTTTGGACCATTGCCCTCAGTCATATCGAAAAAGAAACATTTGTTAGTAATTATTGATGGATTTACCAAATTCGTTAAATTGTTTCCGGTAAATTCAACGAGTACGAAAGAAgttaacatttgtttttcgaaatattttcaatattaCAGTCGACCACGTAGAATCGTAAGTGATAGAGGTACATGTTTCACGTCATTAGAATTTGCAAAATTtttattggaaaataatatcGAACACGTTAAGGTAGCAACTGCGTCACCTCAGGCGAACGGCCAGGTGGAGAGAGTAAATAGGACTGTAAAAGCGATGCTAGCCAAGATAACTGAACCAATTAAGCACGAGGATTGGAGCAAACTCTTAGTTAAGGCCGAATATGCCATTAATAATTCAATGCATTCAACTACGAAAGAATTACCCTCAGTGTTGTTATTTGGAGTTCAGCAGAGAGGTTGTAATATTGACGCATTAACAGAATACTTAGATGATAGAAATGATATACCACAGTGTGATTTAGTAAATGTCCGCAAAAACTCTTCAGATAAAATTGAACAGTGTCAGAAAAGAAGCAAGGAATATTTTCAGAAGAATCACAAAAATCATGTAGAATTCGCAGAAGGCGATTTTGTTGTAATGCGAAACATTGACACCACAATTggtacaaataaaaaatttgtgcCAAAGTACAAAGGACCATACATCGTTAAAAAAGTTCTGCCAAACGATAGGTATGTTGTAAGTGATATTGAAAATTGTCAAATTAGCCAAATTCCCTATGATGGAATTGTAGAAGCATGTCGGTTGCGGAAATGGGCAGATTGGCGTAATCAGTGTGAAAGTAACTCCTAAAATGTTAATCTAATACTTAtgtctaatttatttataactaACCAACTTTGTGCACATATATATCATAACTATTCTAATTAGCTTATACGTACAGATACAAAACTAGAAACTCACGATCGAGGACGATCTAATTGTCAGGATGGCCGAGCTGTTAGCAGTGTATTAGAGAGGTTCATAGAATAAGCTGTATGCCGATGACTATTTAGTATTAATATCGTTTACATGCTAACTTCCGCatttatgtaccaattccgaTATTCCGATTCAATGTAAAACTAAGTTAAGCTAATATATTATGATAAGGATATTGAAAAGAGCAGAGAACGGTCACACTGCGATATAAGAGAGCTAGCGAGCACATGTGTAAATTTAAGCCAGTATAaagaatacaaataaaaagtGAAACAAACCGGCAATAACAAAGTATATCTAAAAGTTTGATAATATTATTAAGTCTTTAACACTTCTTCAAACTTAcctttttaacatttttaacagCATAGGTATTTAGGTACTCTGTATAATAACTTGGAAACCGGAACACCCACCGAgaagatataataaatactagataatattattaaatcttAAACACTTCTTCAGAAAAACTTAGATTCTTTAATACAATCACCAaacttaacattttttaaaattgtaactAAATAATACAATATTTGTATGAGCTTATATAACTTGGGCACAGAAAAAAACACCTAGAAGATATAATGAAATATAGACAAtacatattaaatatttaacaattcTTCAGAAAATCTTAGATTCTTTAATACAATACCCaaagttaacattttttaaagtttaatgaaataattaaatatttgtatagaATGTTTACTAAGATACCGCAGGTATATAGCCCATAAAATAGTTTGATAATCGCTATTTCTTCGATGTTTATGGTATTGCAAAGTCGGGAATCCCTAACCATGCGGCACGTGTAGCAGCTCTATTAATTTTGCACACTCATCCGCCACTTCCTGCATCTCACCCCAGACAACTCTTTCAATTGGAATCCGAAACCACAGCCTGATAATCGATTTCATTGAATCGCCAAATTTATGCGAGGGCCCGCTTCTTTTCATATCATTTCATAAAAGTTTATGTTTATGTCAGGCCTTTTTTGTATGCCACATTAATGAGATTTTTAATGGTCGACCAAATTTGGTGGCGACTCGAAGGcgaaggtttttttttttttttgccagcTCGTAAAACGCCGGCTATTACTTTATGACCGGGCCAAAACCATTAGAAACCGTTCGGCGACACCGGGAAAAGCACATGAGGCACAAGGGAAATGTGGGGAAAAGCTCACATAAATCGCTCGCCAAATGGATCGACGTCAGCCGGCAGCTTCCCATCGATACATGTGTTTGTCTGTGTTTGGCAGCCGCCACATATGAAAAGCGAATTTTCTCTGGTCGAagcgcaaaaaaaaaaaatagaaggCAAACAGAAAAACGTAAACGAAAACGTCGGAAAATTCGATGTCGGGGttgagtgtgtgtgtttggttttTCTTTGGTCAAGTTTTCCTGCTGCTGGCTGCTGGTTGCCTGCTACAAATATCGGAAAATTCCTTTGAGGATTTGCCACAAAGGCGGAAAAGCCGCTGCGGCAAACCTTTGATGATTCTCCACACATCTCTCTATCTCTCTTCCCCCTCTTGGCATTTTCCGATAGTGTGTGACATATTCGGTTGCAACCCCCTCAAGAAGCCACCCCTCGCCATTCGTGTTGGTGTGGAAAATGTGAAAATGTTTTATGGCCCGCTTCTTAGCTtgctctctccctctctctcttcCGCTTTTCTCGAGTGTgccggctgctgctgctgctgctgcttcttccACGTACTTAATACTTTTTGACTTTTTGGGGGAAAAGCATTTCCCGgggcgagtgtgtgtgtgtgtgtgcggcaGAGTGAGAGTGGCAGAGAATGTGGATGTGAATGCTCCTAAGCGGTTTTCCCAGCTGCCTCCGTTTTTGCTcctgcttctgctgctgctcgCCAGAGGTTGCTGTTCGCCTGTTACATAATTCGCGTAATTTATTCAATTTTGagaattaatttaattttccatttcACACACGGCATTTTTCCCGATATCTGGTTTTATTCTAAAGCATTTTTCGGCCTTCATTTTAAAGTCAAATGATTTGGATTTCGAATAAAATAAAGCTCAATCAAACTAAAAATTGATAAGGATAAGAAGATCAGGCCAGATAATtctattaatttaaaattgataTATAGATCGTTCAATTAACACCTTAAATACTAAAAAGAAAGCTATTGTCACAATAAAATATACAAGGGATGATTATTTCtagtttataaaaaaattgctTACATTAATGCATCATACTGtccttttatttatttgttaaaaaataatttaataaggTAAGGTTTTgtcacttaaaaaaaatttcgttctaaacaaataatttagaatttaaattaaaataccttTTGCTGGTTGTTGGTCCTCATTACGTGGGCGACATCTagatttgatttaaaaaactGCGTGGCGCCACctatattttaaaagaaatcatCATCTAATGCCGTATCTGTAAAATTATGTAGTACTAACGAAGAGTATCTGTAGATTGCATGTAGAAAACCTGTAAGTAATGAAGAGTATCTGTAAAAACTTATTAAAATCCCATGTAAATATAGATTCAATTGCTGTGTAGTTTACAAAATTCATAAATGGCGCTTTTGTGTCCGCGTGAAAATGGGCATCATTGGAAGGAAATAAATTATAAGTTATTCGTAGAGCAAAAGGAtatattagattcgtcggaaagtatgttacCGGTAGAAGGAAGTGTTACCGACCCTATAGAGTACATACTACAATGTAaaacacccacaaaccgcccaaatctgtggcaCCCACATTTTCAtagcttaaaataaaaaatacattttattgttAAGAATCGGACCATTCGTTAATGTAATAATATGTAATGAACAAGAACATCGTCACAGCCAGTAAATTAAagtgtaaaatgtaaaaatgtaaGGTAGATAAAATGTAAGCATCGCTATACCGTCGCCTTAACTCGAaggtatatttattttaagattttaaattgcttaaattttatttaatatttaatacaaatatgttgaaaaaataatcacattttgtaatttaaatgtatttgttTGTATTTCCTTTGTATCAGGGTATCATCAATTTCTGCCTCCATGAAAGCTGTATTACGAAGCCTCTCGTGGCAATAAAAGTCTGTAAGTGATAAATGCTCGATGTGAAATGGCTTTAACCCATTGGCAACCAAGGGGTTGAAAActcttttcttattttttttaagaataaatATGTAAGTAAATTTGTAAAaggtaaaataataaataattccTCTATATTCtttaacaaatttatatagCCAATTTTTCAAAACAGTTACTACCATTAGCAAACCCAGAGGACTCTAAGACAAAAGTCATTATAGCGACTATTGCGAACTAAATAAACAAACTGGAAATTCCCACACTGCCTCTTTGTAAGtaaaaatgggttaaaactGGCGATTACCCCTGGGCCGCGACAGGGCGGTCCACGTAATGGCTCTTAGATTGTTGTTTTCATTAAATAACCAAAGGCTGCAAGCCGAACAACCAGCGATTCCTGCTCTGCGGTTGGGTTTTTTGAGGTTGGTGAGGATGGTGAGGCGCTGTGGTGACCCCAACTCCTGCTCCTGCGCCGGCTTCTGCTCCTGTTACTGTTAGGGAACGCCCAATTGCACCGGGGAGCGGACAACAAAGGAAGACGCCGCCTCTGACCAGGCCAGccgaacaacaacaacatgaACATGATGTGGTTAGGGTATGGGTAGGGGATTGGGAACTCAGGATCGGAATCGGGTTCGGCCAGGGGATCGGGGATAGGAGTCTATAATCTCGTTCGCTTAAGCGTCACGCATGCCACTCCCCTAAATTGATATGCCCGCCATGGCCAAACACCGGCAAACATCATCATCAGAGCGGAGGAAGTGGAAGTGGCAATAGCCCAGTGGTATAGCCCAGTACCAAAAACCCAGTACCCAGTGGTAGTAGTGGTAGTAGTGGTGGTGGCGGCACAAGCGGAAAATCATCAAAGCGCTGGCACGGCGgctttttttttcattttttcccTTTCATTGCGGCATTTCAAAGAAATGTTCCGACATTTCTACCAGGCGAACAGAAACGTCGACAGCCGGCGATGATGTGGTGTGCCAAAAAGTGAATGAAATCGAAAAACTCAGCACAAGAGCGCACACACCATATACCATACACCATATACACCATATACCAAACAACACACGCACCACCGAACCACCGAACcaccttttatttttttttttttttgaggcATCGCGTCGCTGCTCTTGGTTGCCGGCGTATAAAATTGGCTGTGACCCGATTATTTTCgagtacatatatatatatatatatattctattCGCTGGCCATTGTTCTGGGATCTCGGTTCTCGGCGGTCTGGGTCGTTACTGCAAAGGGAAAATCGCAAAAAAGGGGTGAAATTCAAGGCAGTGGAAACCGAAATAGAAAATAACGAAATCGTGCTTCTAATGATTGTCTACTTTGGGGGCAGTGTTAGTCTAGGTCGGGTCTTTCGGTCTTTTGGGGTAGGTTCTGTTGCCTggaagttaaattttttttttctttttataccacACACAAATAAAACTATCATCGTTTGAGTTTGCCtctttctaattttttttttggattttttaatGCTTGTTTTTACACACATAGAATAAACATTTTGGGTATGTATTGAGTATAATATTGCACATTTAGAGTGTGATTAAATTGGATATTCATATTTCCTTTGGATATTTTAGTCAGCTTAGGAGCCAAGTCTCTTTGCTGAGACGAAAAAGTGATTTTCCATTTATTATCCGAAAAACCCGCTTGTACTCTGTGATAATAGTTTAATACTTATGTCTCTGTTGAGATCGAAAAATTGGAATATGTAACACTTGTTGCTGCGACGATTTGTAATTGGTTTACAAGCCCAGTCTCAAGTGAGacgcaacaaatttttttctcagtgcaatTAATTGCCATTGCGCAAATTGTTGGCGAAAATCCGTTTACAATTTGCAATTAGTGTAATGTATTATTATCCGTTGTAGTGTTGAAGCTTTTAGTTATGTATAATCGAtccttttttttgtgtttcaaTTGTGATTATTTCAATAGACACTGAAGTGTAATGTAAGCCAAGTCCTTTTGAAGgaacaacatttttttgaGTGCACATTGGTTGTATCGCGAATGAAAAAATTTCATGAAAAAACCGCttgcacttttttattttatatatttttttgtttttttgtctCTGGGGTCGTTCAGGAAGCTGTTctgtatttaatatttttttaagtgtaacAATTATTGTGTTTTATGTGATTAAATTGTGGCTatgttattaaatattttaatttacttagACCAACATCTTTCTCCCAGCgcaaaaatcttaaaaatatgaatgaaaatatttggtttgtttttatattttacttaCTTCTTTGCTTTGCTAGTTTGAAAAATGCTTACCTAGTGCTTTTTCTAGAACGCCAATGAAAAATTCAATGGAAATACCGCTtgcacttataaatttgttctGTATGCTAAAAACGAAATGAGGCTTTTGGGTGCACTGGGCTTAAAACCTTTTCCCCGCTTGGAAGCTTTGGGTGATTTGCCTAATTTGCTGTGACTCGAATTTATAATCTATAAACAACCATTTGCTGAAAGTAAATTTTACAAAGTACCTTAATTAATCagtgtgtttgttttttttttttgttgtattcAGGCATACAAGTACCGCATTTGTGTTGTGTTTTAAAAGGGCAAATAGATTTTTGAGGTCTCAGAACTCTGTTCTTGGAGAGGTAGGACCCATGCAGCTATTATAAAAGTATTTAACTAAATTGATAAGCAAAAAGAAATGTGGATTAAATCGAAATCATGCGTGTTAATAGGACTGAATGGGAAAGCGTGCTAGTGTGCCAAGTAATCTAGGTGTACTATGGTtagatatatatatctatataagTATATTACTTTCGATAAGCAACTCTACAGATTATTGTATGTTACAGTACCTTTGAAGACTGTTAAGTTGTTGTGATTGGTGTTACGTTACAGTGATGTTTAGAGCCGACTTGCGGAGGCAAGAAGGATTCTATTGACAGATATGCTAAATTAGGTTTTTTTCAGTTAATTGTATCTTAGACACACACAGTGAACACTGGGTATAGGGATCGGGGCGAAAATCAAAATCTCTGTGTGCCTTCGATAGGCATTATGTACTACGCTCGGCATTGGCTTAGTTTTGCTAATGGTTTTCGGTTTATATTGTTGGTAGGCTCAGTTTTTTTAGGGtctctttattattttttgatttgtaTTATAATAGTAATCGTAATTATTACCGGTTCTACATCATCATCTCCTTATACTTTTCTGCTTGCTGTTTATCATCGAAAATTGTTCGCATTTTTGTCGTTTTCATTTTCGGTATCGTttaatttacatttatatAATTTACACATGCAGCAGAATATAATATGTTATTTTGTGATCATTTTAAACGTTTATTTGTAGCGCATATTACACAATGGCGCGATACATTTAGATATAGGTATGCATATCCTTTCTTCGTTCTCCATAAATTCAAATTgattaataacatttatatatatatgtaggtaTACATGTTGCTATATAATTCTCATAAATAATTGTAGCATGTTTAATGTTATATGTATGTTTAAAACACTTAAATTGCATAGATTAATAAGTTTTGCACAAAAAACCTTTAATAGGTATGCTCCATGTCCTTTTCTTCGAGTGTATGTGTTCGGTGTATATTATTTGCTTGATTCATTCATCAAAATCATTTAACATTTTCGCTTTTTATTAGTTTTAGTACATTTAGATATTAGTGGCCTCAGCCAGCATAATTTTTTGCTggtttttacctttttttttggttttcttaatttttttttttcgtcaTCTTTTGCTTAGTAACACAAATCTTTGCCAAGTGGCTAAATAGATATATATTTGTTGTTGTATGTAGCATATTGTATACACATCGATATTGTTAAATGTTTCGCTTATCTTCTAAATGCCTCCTTAAtcatataatttattttggttttccAAAAATGTATGAAAGCCGTCTcgtattatttttcattaatttgCTTATTCGATAATTAATTGAAATAGACAGCAACAATTGCATTTTAATATGCATGCTGATCAATGCTTTCATATAGTTCCCACATTTTTGGTGCCTGTATTgtgttttttgtatttatttgtatttgtatatTATCATCCGCGGTTACCAAACTCAATCCTTCTGAAACAAAACCTTAAGAACATTGAGATTGTAAGTTTGGTTGCCTGTTTGATAAGTTTTGTAAGTGTTCACCTCCACTAAAATGTCGTAGAGACCGCCTTTCTGGAAACCTGTCCCAATCACTTGACCTTTATCTTTGAGGGAACAGTTCCTGAAGTTGCCGCCCCGCGATCATTACTTATTTATCCCGTTGTACGAGTTGAATCTCATTGTGTAGGCCTAAGACTAAGTTCCGTCCGATAGGTCAGTTAATCTGTATCTGTTATGTCGGGTCAGGATTAGCTGCTAGTCCGAAGTTAGATGTGCGTATATACAGCCTGTTCTTGGGTCTTGGGTCTTTTAAATCCGTCCGTACAGTTGGTGGTCGGGTTATGTTTCTTTAGGAACTCAAACCATTTTGTATGTCTCATTCTGGGTTCG is a genomic window of Drosophila suzukii chromosome 2L, CBGP_Dsuzu_IsoJpt1.0, whole genome shotgun sequence containing:
- the LOC139352566 gene encoding uncharacterized protein, producing MDKKQIVEWLQANEILFPASATLRQLRKLALDAGCQEAADIPENTLEEEDAKIDILSQGTASEDIHIHTLEEEEALLDAAIRVAEKKKILAGLMQNNNKTTDDIRMVKQLMVPFSATENEEALKWILDFERICRDVNECKNFQLRCVRMLMKPGTDADLFVRVDRSSTYDEFKKNFIETFGHGSSTADIVLLLKETIFNPAKNTVMGYILLMEEIAMRANIDEKLTVQFIIDGFRDRSANIALLYTATTIGQLKELARKYASLSKKSHNFSHRAESSGNERNTIRCYNCSAYGHYASSCTASKREKGSCFRCGSLQHMLKDCQQKPTINPRMVGAANNQPIRDDEEGHNMFIPIVNQRH